Within Haloterrigena salifodinae, the genomic segment ACGCGAGATTGACTTTTCCCTGCCAATCTCCCCAGCGATCGCTCCCGTTCTCGGCGGCCTCCTCGAGGCGGCCCTCACGGACGGCGCCGGGATTCGCGTGCTGCATCAGCGCCGTCTCGAGCGGCCCGCCGTGGCCCATGCGAGAGCTGTGTTCGCCGACCTCGTCGAACCACGTGAACGGCACGGCGTAGGCCTCGTCGCGGCGAGTGACCTGGCCGGCGACCTCCTGGAGGGCGCTCGTATTCCCGCCATGGCCGTTGACGAGAACGATTCGATCGAACCCGTGGTGGGCGAGGCTGCCGGCGATATCGCGGACGTACGCCTTGAACGTCGACTCCGAGGTCCAGAGGGTGCCGGTGAACTGCCGGTGTTCCTCGGCGATACCGACGGGGATCGCGGGCGCGACCGCGACCGTCCCCTCGTACCGCTCCGCGGCCGCGTCCGCGACCGTCTCGGCGTTGAGCGTGTCTGTTCCCAGCGGCGCGTGCGGGCCGTGTTGCTCCGTGCTCCCGACCGGGAGCAGCGCGAGGTCCGTTTCGACTGCGTCTATCTCCGTCCACGTCGCTCGCTCGAGATGCATACGGCCGATCGCTGAACGCGTAGTCGCATAAAACATCACCTCCTCGAGAGACGTGCAAACTTACAAGTTCGAACGAAGGGTTGAACGAGTATGGAGCACGAGACCGTCACCCATACGACCGCCGAACGCCGTCTCGCTCGCTTGCCGTCCGGGACGGATGTCGCGGTGACCGTCCATCGGTACGACGGCGGAGCCGGACCGACCGCCTACGTGCAGGCCGCACAGCACGGCATCGAACTCAACGGAACGGCCGCGCTGCGTCGGTTGCACCGTCACCTGCTGACCGCGGACCTCGCCGGGACGGTGATCGCCGTGCCGGTCGTCAATTCGCTCGCGTTCGATCACGGATTGTACGTCACACCGCAGGCGGTCGACGCGGTCAACTCCAACTGTAATCGCGTCTGGCCGGGCGACGACGCGGGAACCTTGCAGGAACGGATC encodes:
- a CDS encoding creatininase family protein, which gives rise to MHLERATWTEIDAVETDLALLPVGSTEQHGPHAPLGTDTLNAETVADAAAERYEGTVAVAPAIPVGIAEEHRQFTGTLWTSESTFKAYVRDIAGSLAHHGFDRIVLVNGHGGNTSALQEVAGQVTRRDEAYAVPFTWFDEVGEHSSRMGHGGPLETALMQHANPGAVREGRLEEAAENGSDRWGDWQGKVNLAFDSAEFTENGVVGDPREASAELGEELLDAAADALIALLKTVADRDLDRPEHR